Proteins from one Deltaproteobacteria bacterium genomic window:
- the cas7u gene encoding type I-U CRISPR-associated protein Cas7 produces MSDELIKKYDHWLKDDSGVAALVIRENLMPVEGQDGVLFPATFAASEDKTFKGGYNIDEFADGKNVCLIDSVGSQANRIEPLFAKKEYAGLVPQIVVKAGDKTVNLLDAGHRAGDAIIRCSALQQDLQDAFKTVQSGDAEPLAKVAPTSLVFGVWDSRDTQAKLPRLIASTIRAFDVRKLTRSAQYVPATEYVDNGLLDEPADKKTKDAYAERGFVHVPASGSHGGVIATGGIRRDATLHLAALRLLTAGDVEAKTLALRRYILGLAMTGFTYSSFGYLRQGCSLVLDPDKPREVREVYCDGRREKVTLEHGDALKYAKAAAKAFGIDPDRKINHQVSPDREVVFDKDLAMKDVSGDDTGRRHQTPRKSVKAGVKVATEPRRSRSGGTKTPRRSKKSK; encoded by the coding sequence ATGAGCGACGAGCTGATCAAGAAGTACGACCACTGGCTGAAGGACGACAGCGGTGTAGCCGCGCTGGTGATTCGCGAGAACCTGATGCCCGTGGAGGGACAAGATGGCGTCCTGTTTCCTGCCACCTTCGCCGCCAGCGAAGACAAGACTTTCAAGGGCGGCTACAACATCGATGAGTTCGCAGATGGGAAAAACGTCTGCCTCATCGACAGCGTTGGCTCACAGGCAAACCGGATAGAGCCACTGTTCGCTAAGAAGGAGTACGCGGGTCTCGTGCCGCAAATCGTCGTGAAGGCCGGCGACAAGACCGTCAATCTTCTCGATGCAGGGCACCGCGCTGGCGACGCCATCATCCGTTGCTCGGCCTTGCAGCAAGATCTGCAGGACGCGTTCAAGACGGTGCAGAGCGGCGACGCCGAGCCGCTGGCGAAGGTGGCGCCAACCTCGCTCGTGTTCGGTGTGTGGGATTCTCGCGATACCCAGGCCAAGCTCCCGCGACTGATCGCCTCGACGATTCGTGCCTTTGATGTCCGCAAGCTCACGCGATCTGCCCAGTATGTGCCTGCGACAGAGTACGTTGATAATGGCTTACTCGACGAGCCAGCCGACAAGAAGACGAAGGACGCTTATGCTGAACGGGGGTTCGTGCATGTCCCCGCTTCCGGTTCTCATGGCGGTGTGATCGCAACAGGCGGCATACGCCGTGACGCTACGCTCCACCTCGCCGCGCTGCGCCTCCTTACTGCGGGCGACGTGGAGGCGAAGACACTCGCCCTGCGTCGCTACATTCTGGGCCTCGCGATGACCGGATTCACATACTCGTCTTTCGGCTATCTCCGTCAAGGTTGCAGCCTCGTGCTCGACCCTGACAAACCGCGCGAGGTCCGCGAGGTATACTGCGACGGTCGCCGTGAGAAGGTTACGCTGGAGCATGGTGACGCCCTCAAGTACGCCAAGGCCGCTGCCAAGGCGTTTGGAATCGATCCCGATCGCAAGATCAACCATCAAGTCAGCCCAGACCGCGAGGTCGTGTTCGACAAGGACCTGGCAATGAAGGACGTGAGCGGCGACGACACCGGCCGGCGGCACCAGACGCCGCGGAAGAGCGTGAAAGCCGGGGTGAAGGTTGCTACCGAGCCGCGGAGGTCGCGGAGCGGCGGCACGAAGACGCCGCGGAG
- the cas8c gene encoding type I-U CRISPR-associated protein Cas8c, which produces MSKVAEPSIRVHIDPTNPGQFFACCGLLELAHRLWSGAEGWFEEQGLHFLVRPTLVISDFGAAGLINKFARCSLTNTMTETQLKRRDELASMPKKSREKDSALEAEKKALDTLWREAPILLHEPFHIRLDWFIDERAGGDAFKTWAGQQSVVEIARGMKAPLLAEDWSTIAPEHWLEKSTNSDCLPFNFDSDLGGMGSDRDVGFSFDPLGIQVRTRPLVELLAFIGLQRFRPARVVTENRYRFSLWSDPLVPEVAAPAACCLLKSPGSRTFEFRLLYRTKYLKSFLPANPIGGNR; this is translated from the coding sequence ATGAGCAAGGTCGCCGAACCCAGCATCCGTGTCCACATCGACCCAACCAACCCCGGACAATTCTTCGCCTGCTGTGGTCTGCTCGAACTGGCCCACAGGTTGTGGAGTGGAGCAGAAGGGTGGTTCGAGGAACAGGGGCTTCACTTTCTCGTTCGTCCTACGCTGGTGATTTCAGATTTCGGCGCAGCGGGCCTAATCAACAAGTTTGCTCGGTGCTCTCTGACCAATACTATGACTGAGACGCAGCTCAAGCGCCGCGATGAGCTGGCGTCGATGCCGAAGAAGAGTAGAGAGAAGGATTCTGCGCTCGAAGCTGAGAAGAAGGCACTTGATACACTCTGGCGAGAGGCGCCAATTCTTCTCCATGAGCCGTTTCACATCCGCTTGGACTGGTTCATCGATGAACGTGCGGGAGGCGACGCGTTCAAGACATGGGCAGGGCAACAATCGGTCGTGGAAATTGCGCGTGGCATGAAAGCGCCTCTGCTGGCGGAGGATTGGAGCACAATCGCTCCCGAGCACTGGCTGGAGAAGAGCACGAACAGCGATTGCCTCCCCTTCAACTTCGACTCGGACCTCGGGGGCATGGGCTCGGATCGCGACGTGGGGTTCAGCTTCGACCCATTGGGCATCCAAGTTCGAACACGACCTCTGGTCGAACTCCTTGCGTTCATCGGCTTACAGCGGTTTCGGCCCGCCAGAGTCGTAACCGAGAATCGCTACCGATTCTCGCTCTGGTCCGATCCTCTCGTCCCCGAGGTTGCTGCCCCTGCTGCTTGTTGCCTGCTGAAATCCCCGGGTTCAAGAACGTTCGAGTTCCGACTTCTCTACCGCACCAAGTATCTGAAGAGTTTTCTTCCGGCCAACCCCATAGGAGGAAATCGATGA
- a CDS encoding DUF5615 family PIN-like protein, protein MRVLLDECVPRPLKHQIPEHEVSTVQELGWAGKRNGELLALITSADFDVFVTTDQNIENQQNLGKAGVPLIVLIAKSNKLRALLPLVPKLKAAVGRVARGEVLHVEA, encoded by the coding sequence ATGCGCGTGCTGCTTGACGAGTGCGTACCCCGCCCGCTCAAGCACCAGATCCCTGAGCATGAGGTGTCGACTGTCCAGGAACTCGGTTGGGCGGGCAAACGAAATGGTGAGTTGCTGGCATTGATTACGTCCGCAGACTTTGACGTGTTCGTGACAACCGACCAGAACATCGAGAACCAGCAGAATCTCGGCAAGGCCGGAGTGCCACTCATCGTGCTCATCGCCAAGAGCAACAAGCTGCGCGCACTCCTCCCCCTGGTTCCCAAGCTCAAAGCGGCGGTCGGAAGGGTGGCTCGCGGTGAGGTATTGCACGTCGAGGCCTAA
- a CDS encoding AAA family ATPase, translating into MSALRTALRATAGGGGRLVLLLGEGGIGKTYLAGAAAAWAAEQGFAVHWVQCRAGVRAPLGPWRQIVRGCCGAANALGDHADGHMCRSPLQACPSRCDAVLDEGDLTRSADRLQNVLAAAGVARPLLMILEDFHHSDAPSLELLEAVADTLASLPVCLIVTARDCRPADPLRAARLSRLSCLVWADTLWLRAFDTDDVGAYLKLLRRTPADTPPARALHERTDGLPLFVAEFAAAGCARDGDGGKNDDPVPERVAYAVEEQLAALSPATRAVLAAAAVIGRTFGLPALAELLERELRDVAPALDQAVAQRILCVLRDDTERFDFRHAVVHEILSASAAPSLRRHWQVLRQGSASQRGARPGRAANVFRRDGEFWTVAYAGETVRLKDCRGLRYLGQLIQHQGRALHVLELVATVNGLDVTHLPQVVRALDSPLAVLDSQARENYRRRLRDLASDLEEADRCNDLGRVERLRAESEALTAQLAEAFRRPGRSAIGASETERARINVRTTLTNTLNRILKHQPALCEHLRNALKTGTLCLYDPDPMQIWDL; encoded by the coding sequence GTGAGCGCGCTGCGCACGGCGTTGCGGGCGACAGCCGGGGGCGGCGGGCGGCTGGTGCTCCTGCTGGGCGAAGGCGGGATCGGCAAAACCTATCTCGCCGGCGCGGCCGCGGCGTGGGCGGCTGAGCAGGGATTCGCGGTCCACTGGGTCCAGTGCCGCGCCGGAGTCAGGGCGCCGCTGGGCCCGTGGCGTCAGATCGTGCGCGGGTGCTGTGGCGCAGCGAACGCGCTCGGCGACCACGCAGATGGACACATGTGTAGGAGTCCGCTGCAAGCGTGCCCGAGTCGCTGCGACGCGGTACTCGACGAGGGCGACCTAACGCGCAGCGCCGATCGCTTGCAGAATGTGCTCGCTGCTGCCGGGGTTGCACGGCCGCTGCTGATGATCCTGGAAGATTTTCATCACAGTGACGCGCCGTCGCTGGAACTGCTCGAAGCGGTGGCCGATACACTCGCGAGCCTTCCGGTCTGCCTGATCGTCACTGCGCGCGACTGCCGGCCCGCCGATCCCCTCCGCGCCGCGCGGCTGAGTCGGCTCAGTTGCCTGGTCTGGGCCGACACGCTCTGGCTGCGGGCGTTCGACACGGACGATGTCGGCGCCTATCTGAAACTGCTGCGGCGCACGCCGGCGGACACGCCGCCGGCGCGCGCCCTTCACGAGCGAACCGATGGCCTGCCGCTCTTTGTCGCGGAGTTCGCCGCCGCCGGGTGCGCCCGTGACGGGGATGGCGGGAAGAACGACGATCCGGTGCCGGAGCGTGTCGCGTACGCGGTGGAAGAGCAATTGGCGGCGCTCTCGCCCGCGACGCGCGCCGTGCTCGCCGCGGCGGCCGTGATCGGGCGAACCTTCGGGTTGCCGGCGCTGGCAGAACTGCTGGAGCGCGAGCTCCGCGACGTGGCTCCGGCCCTCGACCAGGCGGTGGCGCAGCGCATCCTGTGCGTGCTGCGCGACGACACCGAACGGTTCGATTTCCGCCACGCCGTCGTGCACGAGATCTTGAGCGCGAGCGCCGCCCCCAGCCTTCGCAGGCATTGGCAGGTATTGAGGCAGGGATCGGCGTCGCAGAGGGGCGCGCGGCCAGGGCGTGCTGCCAACGTGTTTCGACGTGACGGCGAATTCTGGACCGTTGCGTATGCGGGCGAGACGGTGCGGCTGAAGGACTGCCGCGGGTTGCGATACCTCGGGCAACTCATCCAGCATCAAGGGCGAGCGTTGCACGTGCTCGAACTGGTGGCGACGGTCAACGGACTGGATGTGACCCACCTGCCGCAGGTCGTGCGCGCGCTGGATTCGCCGCTTGCGGTTCTCGATAGCCAAGCGCGCGAAAACTACCGCCGGCGGTTGCGCGATCTGGCTTCGGACCTGGAGGAGGCCGATCGCTGCAACGATCTCGGCCGTGTCGAGCGGCTGCGGGCGGAGAGCGAAGCCTTGACCGCGCAATTGGCCGAGGCCTTCCGCCGACCGGGCCGCTCCGCGATCGGTGCGTCGGAGACCGAGCGGGCGCGTATCAACGTGCGGACGACCCTCACGAATACATTGAACCGAATACTCAAACATCAGCCAGCCCTGTGCGAACATCTCCGCAATGCGCTCAAGACAGGTACTCTCTGCCTCTACGATCCCGATCCCATGCAGATCTGGGACCTGTGA
- a CDS encoding DUF2283 domain-containing protein, whose protein sequence is MRPPLSRSTDTALLEFTDKPVAETREISENIYADLDQRGNLVNMTIEHARTNARLDEFSYQEVLSRSDQGRT, encoded by the coding sequence ATAAGGCCTCCGTTGTCAAGAAGTACCGACACCGCCCTTCTGGAGTTTACGGACAAACCGGTCGCCGAGACCAGAGAAATCAGCGAGAACATCTACGCCGATCTCGACCAGCGAGGGAATTTGGTGAACATGACGATCGAACATGCGCGGACCAACGCCCGACTGGACGAGTTCTCGTATCAGGAAGTTCTGAGCCGGTCCGACCAGGGCCGAACATGA
- the cas2 gene encoding CRISPR-associated endonuclease Cas2 codes for MPRNTYLVCYDICDDKRLKTVYKTMRDFGDHLQYSIFECQFAPTDLVRCRHVLSEIIDHREDQVLFVDLGPVEGRGDRVITALGKAYAPIDAPCIVVDEEGRG; via the coding sequence ATGCCCCGCAACACATACCTCGTCTGTTACGACATCTGCGACGATAAGCGGCTGAAGACGGTCTACAAGACCATGCGCGACTTCGGCGACCACCTGCAGTACTCGATCTTCGAGTGTCAGTTCGCGCCCACCGACCTGGTGCGCTGCCGGCACGTCCTGAGCGAAATCATCGACCACCGTGAGGACCAGGTCCTGTTCGTCGACCTCGGTCCGGTCGAAGGCCGCGGCGACCGCGTCATCACCGCCCTCGGCAAGGCGTACGCACCGATCGATGCACCCTGCATCGTGGTGGACGAAGAGGGCAGAGGGTAG
- a CDS encoding calcium-binding protein produces the protein MNLIGGKGKERRSLLMASVVLATLAVVGSAPVRAVTCNCAGATYTCSTGTCNPHLILGTALQCDWNCNSAGCPDLSACPSEPCDRNGDGKCVLCGYASNAEWIVGTPGDDAICAKGGDDVIDVHQGGNDLVDAGLGNDTVQAGTGDDYIFGDDGNDCIGGGGGSDVIDGEVGNDGIFSTCIPSLPLTCPASFPDLVIGSRLCGGKGNDLVVGYGHRGHECIDGGPNQASIELGRCGFGSGGPDCWYVANFGDDHDVATFRNCSIPLVFGTGTALSNSPMCGCF, from the coding sequence ATGAACCTTATCGGCGGCAAAGGAAAAGAGCGGAGAAGTCTGCTTATGGCAAGTGTTGTCCTGGCCACGCTGGCGGTAGTGGGGAGTGCGCCAGTTCGGGCAGTGACGTGTAACTGCGCTGGTGCCACCTACACATGCAGCACCGGCACATGCAACCCACACCTTATCCTGGGAACGGCGCTACAGTGCGATTGGAACTGCAACAGTGCCGGTTGTCCGGACCTGAGCGCGTGCCCCTCCGAGCCGTGTGATCGGAACGGCGATGGCAAGTGTGTCCTGTGCGGCTACGCAAGCAACGCCGAGTGGATCGTCGGAACGCCGGGAGACGATGCCATTTGTGCCAAGGGCGGTGACGATGTCATCGATGTGCATCAGGGTGGCAACGACCTGGTCGACGCTGGCCTTGGCAATGACACCGTACAGGCGGGTACTGGCGACGACTACATCTTCGGCGACGATGGCAATGACTGCATCGGCGGGGGTGGAGGCAGCGACGTCATTGATGGTGAAGTGGGTAACGACGGCATCTTCAGTACCTGCATCCCCAGTCTGCCCTTGACGTGCCCGGCTTCCTTTCCAGATCTCGTCATTGGCTCTCGGCTTTGCGGCGGCAAAGGCAACGACTTGGTCGTCGGCTACGGTCACCGTGGGCACGAGTGTATCGATGGAGGCCCGAACCAGGCTAGCATTGAACTCGGACGCTGTGGGTTCGGGTCGGGCGGTCCTGACTGTTGGTATGTTGCAAACTTCGGCGATGATCACGACGTTGCGACGTTCCGAAATTGCTCGATCCCGCTCGTCTTCGGCACCGGCACGGCGTTGTCGAACTCACCGATGTGCGGGTGCTTCTAA
- the cas3u gene encoding type I-U CRISPR-associated helicase/endonuclease Cas3, with amino-acid sequence MITNEHEFAALFRALTGNPPFPWQRELYRRFTAGEFPKSCNLPTGLGKTSVIPIWMLALAASPTVVPRRLVYVVNRRTVVDQATDEAVRIRKALGAKAELRSVADALQSLAAFSSDIPLAISTLRGQFADNAEWRNDPTRPAVIVGTVDMIGSRLLFAGYGCGFKSRPLHAGFLGQDTLLVHDEAHLEPAFQELIVAIEAEQQRCCEFGRFRVMALTATSRTDGEQSGLTDADRKHAVVRKRIEAKKGITFCAADDQNHVADEVAERALKHKGGGQAILVFLRELKNLHNVAKKIDAECPGQVQSLTGTMRGLERDALAKEDAIFARFMPKPGPGVTPQLGTVYLVCTSAGEVGIDISADHLVCDLTPFESMAQRFGRVNRFGTGDARIDVVYESKSDEKKKDDPYEHARWATLRLLRTLPTNRARRRDASPAALGNVPVSDRQAAFTPPPVILPVSDILFDAWALTSVRERLPGRPPVADWLHGLAEWEPPETHVGWREEVDVLSTERLGKCKPEDLLDDYPLKPHELLQDNSSRVFKELERMVDRHSDREMGAWLIEPDGEVTVLPLRRLVERGRQNLDHRTVLLAPKAGGLKGGMLDGAEKFDEACSYDVADSWTDQAGTARRCRVWDDEEPPEGMRLVRAVDIRPFADDEPEGDEEAPGRRYWYWYVQPRSADDDGSRTARQKQGLSPHLQSAERFASALVAKLKLSEPEASAITLAARWHDLGKHRAIWQRSIANRDYPQQVLAKSGRGGRLLDLNDYRHEFGSLIDLEKRQHADFGQLAWDVRDLVLHLIAAHHGRARPHFPLDEAFDPEREESDAAEVARKVPRRFARLQRQYGRWGLAYIESLVRAADVLASQARDASISGPVESVATPTKDGAR; translated from the coding sequence GTGATCACGAACGAGCACGAGTTTGCGGCGCTGTTCCGCGCGCTTACTGGGAATCCACCGTTCCCTTGGCAGCGAGAGCTTTATCGCCGGTTCACTGCTGGCGAGTTCCCGAAGTCCTGCAACTTACCAACCGGACTGGGCAAGACGTCGGTCATACCGATTTGGATGTTGGCGCTCGCTGCAAGCCCAACGGTTGTTCCGAGGAGGCTTGTGTACGTAGTCAACCGCAGGACCGTCGTGGATCAGGCCACGGACGAAGCGGTGCGTATACGAAAAGCGCTCGGTGCCAAGGCAGAACTTCGGAGTGTCGCCGATGCCTTGCAATCGCTCGCCGCATTTTCCTCCGATATACCATTGGCAATCAGTACCCTCCGCGGGCAATTCGCGGACAACGCCGAATGGCGAAACGACCCGACCCGCCCAGCTGTAATCGTCGGCACAGTGGACATGATCGGCAGCCGCTTGCTGTTCGCCGGTTACGGCTGCGGATTCAAATCCCGCCCGCTGCACGCCGGCTTTCTTGGGCAAGACACGCTGCTGGTCCACGACGAGGCCCACCTTGAGCCCGCATTCCAGGAACTGATCGTCGCGATCGAAGCTGAGCAGCAGCGATGTTGCGAGTTCGGCCGGTTTCGCGTCATGGCGCTGACCGCAACCTCGCGCACTGACGGTGAGCAGTCTGGCCTGACCGACGCTGACCGAAAGCACGCCGTGGTGCGGAAGCGAATCGAAGCAAAGAAGGGCATCACGTTCTGTGCCGCAGACGACCAGAACCACGTCGCGGATGAGGTCGCCGAGCGCGCGCTGAAACACAAGGGCGGCGGCCAAGCGATCCTCGTCTTTCTCCGCGAGCTAAAGAACCTGCACAACGTGGCGAAGAAGATCGACGCAGAATGTCCCGGTCAGGTCCAATCGCTTACCGGCACCATGCGTGGGCTCGAACGCGACGCGCTGGCGAAGGAAGATGCCATCTTTGCCCGATTCATGCCGAAGCCGGGGCCGGGAGTTACACCACAGCTTGGCACCGTCTATCTCGTGTGTACCTCAGCCGGCGAAGTCGGCATCGACATCTCGGCTGATCATCTCGTCTGTGATCTCACTCCGTTCGAGAGCATGGCACAGCGGTTCGGCAGGGTGAACCGTTTCGGCACTGGCGATGCGCGAATTGACGTTGTTTACGAATCCAAATCAGACGAGAAGAAAAAGGATGATCCATACGAGCACGCCCGCTGGGCGACGCTGAGATTACTCCGAACGCTTCCGACAAACCGCGCGCGACGCCGCGACGCGAGCCCGGCTGCATTGGGCAACGTACCTGTTAGCGATCGACAGGCGGCATTCACCCCACCCCCGGTCATCCTTCCCGTGAGCGACATTCTCTTCGACGCCTGGGCGCTCACCTCGGTGCGCGAGAGGTTGCCGGGCCGTCCTCCGGTGGCCGACTGGCTGCACGGCCTTGCAGAGTGGGAACCGCCCGAGACCCACGTCGGCTGGCGTGAAGAGGTCGATGTTCTGAGCACCGAACGGCTCGGCAAATGCAAGCCTGAAGACCTTCTCGATGACTATCCGCTGAAACCGCACGAATTGCTCCAGGACAACAGTAGCCGGGTATTCAAGGAACTGGAGCGGATGGTGGACCGGCACTCGGACAGAGAGATGGGTGCATGGCTGATTGAGCCAGACGGCGAAGTTACGGTCTTGCCGTTGCGCCGGCTGGTGGAGAGGGGCAGGCAGAACCTGGATCATCGCACCGTGCTGCTGGCCCCGAAGGCAGGCGGCCTAAAAGGTGGCATGCTCGACGGCGCCGAGAAGTTCGACGAAGCCTGTTCGTACGACGTGGCTGACTCCTGGACGGACCAGGCTGGGACAGCGCGCCGCTGCCGAGTATGGGACGACGAGGAGCCACCGGAGGGGATGCGACTGGTGCGGGCGGTTGATATCCGCCCCTTTGCTGACGATGAGCCCGAGGGGGACGAAGAGGCGCCTGGTCGACGCTACTGGTATTGGTATGTCCAGCCCCGCTCGGCTGACGATGACGGATCACGAACTGCCAGACAGAAGCAAGGGCTGAGTCCGCATCTTCAATCGGCGGAGCGCTTCGCGAGCGCTCTTGTCGCCAAGCTCAAGTTGAGCGAGCCTGAGGCTTCGGCGATCACGCTTGCCGCTCGGTGGCACGATCTCGGCAAACACCGCGCGATCTGGCAGCGGTCCATCGCCAATCGTGACTACCCCCAGCAAGTGCTGGCGAAGTCTGGGCGCGGCGGGCGACTTCTTGATCTGAATGACTATCGTCACGAGTTCGGATCACTCATCGATCTTGAGAAGAGACAACACGCTGATTTTGGCCAACTCGCCTGGGACGTGCGGGACTTGGTCCTGCACCTGATTGCCGCCCACCACGGCCGGGCGCGCCCGCACTTCCCGCTCGACGAGGCGTTTGATCCCGAGCGCGAGGAGAGTGACGCTGCAGAAGTCGCGCGCAAAGTGCCGCGCCGCTTCGCGCGCCTTCAGCGACAGTATGGCCGCTGGGGGCTCGCCTACATCGAGTCGCTAGTGCGTGCTGCGGATGTTCTCGCGTCGCAGGCCCGCGATGCCTCGATCTCAGGACCGGTCGAGTCAGTCGCGACGCCGACGAAGGATGGTGCGCGATGA
- a CDS encoding addiction module protein, which produces MRNADVAEILKLPAEERLRLVELIWDSLAAEPSDIPLGDAHRAVIDERIAEHQGNPEDVVSRDEVLAQARRG; this is translated from the coding sequence ATGCGCAATGCCGATGTTGCCGAAATCCTCAAGCTCCCGGCTGAGGAGCGGTTGCGCTTGGTGGAGTTGATCTGGGACAGCCTTGCTGCGGAGCCGTCCGACATACCGCTTGGCGACGCGCATCGCGCCGTCATCGACGAGCGCATCGCTGAACACCAAGGCAACCCGGAAGATGTCGTTTCCCGAGATGAAGTGCTCGCCCAGGCTCGGCGCGGCTGA
- a CDS encoding type II toxin-antitoxin system HicB family antitoxin: MKYRVRLEATDEGIAVSVPGLPGCWSQGATEEEALANISDAIREYLAVVDEELGSGDIREIDVAV, encoded by the coding sequence ATGAAATACCGCGTCAGACTAGAAGCGACTGACGAGGGCATTGCCGTGTCGGTCCCCGGGCTACCGGGCTGTTGGTCGCAGGGAGCAACGGAGGAGGAGGCGCTGGCGAACATCTCCGACGCGATTCGCGAGTATCTCGCCGTCGTGGACGAGGAGCTTGGGAGCGGCGACATCAGAGAGATCGACGTGGCGGTTTGA
- a CDS encoding type II toxin-antitoxin system HicA family toxin has product MPSIPGVPHRRAVRAFQKAGFRVAREGAKHIVLTDGKRILTIPRHDPVNGFTMGGIVHDAGLTEEEFRRLL; this is encoded by the coding sequence ATGCCGAGCATACCCGGCGTACCGCATCGCCGCGCCGTGCGGGCGTTCCAGAAGGCTGGCTTCCGCGTCGCTCGGGAGGGCGCGAAGCACATTGTCTTGACGGACGGCAAGCGTATCCTGACGATTCCTCGGCACGATCCGGTCAACGGGTTCACGATGGGAGGCATCGTTCACGACGCAGGCTTGACCGAGGAAGAGTTCAGGCGGCTTCTGTGA
- a CDS encoding DUF433 domain-containing protein has translation MAMSEPVVIHSDPEILGGTPVFMGTRVPVQTLLDYLEDGDSIDVFLDHFPSVTREQAVAVLELAKEMLVAHARAA, from the coding sequence ATGGCAATGAGCGAGCCAGTCGTGATTCATAGCGACCCAGAGATCCTCGGCGGAACACCTGTGTTCATGGGGACGCGCGTACCGGTTCAGACGCTGCTGGATTACTTGGAGGATGGTGATTCGATTGATGTTTTTCTGGACCACTTTCCCAGCGTGACGCGGGAGCAGGCGGTGGCGGTGCTTGAACTCGCGAAGGAGATGCTCGTCGCCCATGCGCGTGCTGCTTGA